The DNA window tattaacttataactttaagtgtaaaattataaaaaaataaatttatttagaatgaaagtaatatgtatttagaatgaaagtaatatgattaagtgtaatttacttagatgtgattaaaaaataactgatattattgaagaataaaactaaaatttatttctatgtatcgtttttgtccccaattaAGTCTCTAACGTTTCGAAAGCGTCTCAATTTTATCTCGTCGTCAATTCTGCTAACGGATTCCTAACagtaggacaacattgagtcaattttaaaatattagggaTTTAAATAAGACGATTGAAATATTaaggacaattttaaaacttaccccaaacgttatACTCTATTATAATTCACAATGTTCAAGAAGAATGAAACATCACTGTATCAGTAAAGAACAGTGGTATATGTGAAACGGTTCCTCCATTATATGGTTAAAAATAGCGTTACTTATCACAGACACTTACCCTGCATACTACGTAGTGGTGCACAAGAATGCTGCCATGTGTATGACGTATTCTCCACTTGACCAATTGGTCGAGTTTCAACACGAAATTATTAAGAAGCTACCGCTTCATTCAGTGTTGGTTTGTGCTGGTCAGCTGGACCCTATTGTACTGATTTCCAGCCATAGTCAAATTCCATTTATCATTGAATTAGAAAGTCCTTAGTCAATCCAATGGTTAAAAGTGAAGTGAGGACCATGATACATAATCCACCATATAATTGCCCCACCATTAAAATCTTCAACGaacaagacaaaaaaaaattttagatcgggaatataataatattttagtgcAAATTCCAGTCAATAGTCAACATTCAAGACAACCTAACCTAATTTTATTCATGTTACCTCTTCTATCAAACACATTAGCTCCAAGGTCATTCCATTGACATCTATGCATGAATGTATCCCCCAACCAATCTCAACAAATCACAATACTAATTGATTAAGACAGTACTTAATTGATTAGTCCTCTAattttatatactatatataataactaaaagTTAAAAACTCTGTGTTGACTCCTCTTGAAACTTGGAAGTCCTCAAACATGAATGGACTTTTAAGCCATGTAGATGTAGCACCATAGTCTTAGAAATGAAAATTGATTAGAACAAGACGGAATCATGAAGAATTGAAACGCTCTCTCCATCTTTCTTAAAACTTGAACAATCTACAATGTAGATGAGAAAATGAACAAGATTCCAATGAACCAAGTTCACGAAAAGTcgcaaaataaataatgattaacacataaatatatttatagccTCACCCTCATTGCTAAGctctaattttgaaaaaactttACACTGAACCTGCACCATACATATACTCTATATGTTACCAATGGTTGAATTTCCTTGATCTACAACAAACTAGTAAAGTTCAAATTGCCAAGACCTATTCAAATTTATGTCTAACTGAAAAGTTTTCTTTCCAAGTTATTGTTCCTCCCAAAAGGACTAATAAGTTTCTTTCTTGGAAGCTTCTATTTACCTTTTCGGCCCAATTTCGATCGTGACGATTCGCCAACATTGCTTGAACTGCTTGTCATTTCTGAGATTTGCAATGCATGCTTCAGGCTCTCAACTATTTGATTCATGGTTGGTCTATCTTCAGGATTCTTCTTTAAGCAGCTGTCGGCCAACTTGGCTACCTTGCGAGCCGCAGGGAGGGAATATTGGTTCCTAAGACGGGGATCGATTATCATTGTGAACCTGTTGCTATCAGCAGGGTGTTGTTTAACCCAATCTAGTAGCTTTTGTTCCGGAGTAGGACGGTTTCTTTCTAGCGATCGCCTTCCAGTAATGATCTCGTACAGGACAACGCCAAAACTCCACATGTCACTCTGAACTTTGAGGTGACCTGTTTCAATGTACTCTGGAGCAGCATATCCCTGAGTACCAACTACCTGATAACAAAATAAGCAACATGGAGCTCAGGTTCATAAACTATTATTGTTTAAATAATTGTTAAGATCCATGAAGGATAagagaaaatgataaaatagTACTAAAATAGGAATACGaatcagaaaaagaaaatcattacTTAGCTGAGATATTGTAACCATctaacattaaaaatataacaagataTTGTAGGTATTTTAACAACAATGATAAAAATCATAGCTTAAGGGATTGCAATGTGATAAAATCACTGAGCTAGCTTTAGGAATGGTGCAAAGTGATTGtatatttgaaattgaaaatgctCTTCAATTGGGCAGCTATTCAATTGATGCAAGTTTGAATGAGAAAACATATCACTTGCAAAGTATAAACTTACTGCAGTAGAGACGTGAGTATGGTCACCTTGGGGACCTTCCCTAGCAAGACCGAAATCTGAAAGCTTTGGGTGGAAATTCTCATCTAATAGAACATTTGATGACTTGAAATCTCGGTATATCACCttcagaaagaaaaagaagaaaaaagattatcaaccaaaatcaaaattcaaccaTATGATTCTGAACAAGAATGTAAATAATCATCAGCATCATCATTGTGAGCCTGCATTATCACACTCATCATAGACTAGAAAAGTTTGCATATCCTAGTGTGCACATTTCATTAGTTCTTCTATCATAATAGAAACAGAATGCTGTGCAAACATTCAAGTCTTGATGATATGACCAATGAAATAGAAAGCTTGATCAACTTTTTCTAGAGTTAGTATGAAAATTAGCCATGACATATCACGGTTCCCGCAAAATTACCCATTTTTTAGGTACATTGTCAAATGAATCAAGCATTTTGGGTGACAAAAATTCACTCTGTTTATTTTTGGTGGGGTCATTTTGGTACTTTACTCCCTTTTTCATTAACAATTTCAATTCCTTGAAAGTATAATTGTAGGTACCTGAATCTCTAGCCCCTCATGTAGATACGCTAATCCTTGAGCAGCACCAAGCATGATCTCCAATCTTGTTTTCCAAGTAAGAGGAGGTAAAGTTTTACTGAAGAGGTGATCTTCAAGGCTTCTGTTGGGCATGAACTCGTACACCAACAGCCGCTGGATCCCTCTTTCGCCATCCACAGAGCAGTATCCCAAAAGCTTAACAAGATTTGGGTGACTAACAATGCTTAGAAATTGAACTTCCGCAAGCCATTCTTTATGACCCTTTACAAGGAAAGAAAACAACCATAAGAATCCTAGCATACTTCAATTTTTATGTAATACAGTCTAAAATAAATGATGATAATTCAATgtcaaataaaataagtaataacaATGCCAATGATGCAAAAATTTGTAAATGACACGAAGACAATAATGTATATGTAAATTGAAGCATTCTTATGCCCATTGAGCAAAACTATTTAGCACTGTTGGCCCTTAAAATACTAGGAAATTATCTCACCGAGTTTCTAGAGATATCTATTTAACTTTTGTTCTTCTAGCACAACTTGAAAAAAGTTAACAAAACCTTCAGCATACCACAACAAGGCAACATTGTCGATGACTAATGTGGTGCATTTTGTCAATCTCAAGGACGTAATTGGTACAATTCGAATCTCATGGTAGATTTCAATGCAAGACGCCTGCTTTACTCTTATCCGAAAATATAAGTCATTAGACAAAAGCAAATGAATGAATGACTATGTATCTAGTAAGGATCAACAAACAATAGCACTttcaattgcaaggaaagagTTACCAAATCATAGGAGCAAGGGAAGTCATATTTGCAAATAGTACCTGGAAGCCACGTGGGTTAAGCTTCTTGATGGCAACAACAATCGGTTCACCTTTTCCATCTGGAGGACTAATGGAACCTCTATACACACTCCCAAACCCTCCTTCGCCAATCTTGAGCATCTTGTTGAAACCGCTTGTAGCATCTTTCAGCTCCTGCCACGTGAAAACCCTGAAATtgctctctttctctttctccttgtACAATTCCTTCACGCTTCTCGGCGATTGTATGGAGCCGGTGGAGTTCGTGGCGCGGTTCAAAGCCGGATCCTTCTTCTTCGCCCCTCCTCGATTCTGCTGCTCCAGCTCCGGTGCCGACCTGCACTTCTCCTTGCGCTTCTCCTTGAAGAACAAACAGTTCATCTTTCTAAATCATCCAAGTACAGAAgatgaattttgaattgaatttatgTACAGAATGAAGACGATGGATGATATATGTATAGGAGCTGGTTtaggaagaaaataagaagggaaagtgTGAGACAGTTTCTGTTTAATCGATCTTCCGTGAAGTTAAAGAAAATGATGAATGGGAAGTTGGAACGGAGAATAATTAATAAGAAGTTGTTGAAGATAGATCAGTAATGAAATACTTTGGGTTaagaagagaaaacaaaacaagAGTTACTGAAAGAGACAGAAGTGAGACCCGGTTTAACTTAGGCATTTACTAAGACGACCTTTCAAACTTGGAACACTTGAAAGTTCTCATACGTTTCCGTTTCTTTACTGTCTGCATGCGAATCAAATCTATCATTATTCCttcgatttttaaaaaatgaaaaaataaaaacaaggttCCATTACGGGGTCAGATTGTCATTTTCTACATGTTATTGTTGAATTGCCTAAACTTTTTAAGAATTTAACTGCCAAAGTacatttgataaaaataaacaatttttaggataaaattaaagtaaattaaaatttaagaatattatgTTAAACCattaacatttttattagttttttagttaattaaaatatttagaatataaagttgttattaaattttatttattattagttatttagAGGATTAAATTATTTGTACGGTAATATTAACATGTAAAGgatattaaataattagttattatataaaagtaattatataatataatattttttcccaACATAGAAGGTTGGGCtaactccgcctatgttacacttgcggtacatagccggtcccaaacccggataaaggaggagggttgtgttaggtcttcggcaaccaacgtaaaaatatagccgaaccccccatgacatgaatcaaagacattattgcgctaaagctaggtcgttgTCCGGAAGCAACGcgccgtatggctcgagtacggtgtcaaagcaagagccgctgcatcggtgcccggatgtagtgttaaatgagcaagggttctcgcgttttcgtgaacggacgagggtaaataagctagttcacgaaggaaaaggtaaaggtcgaagcgacaaaaggttgagatttgggacatggaacataggcactctaacaggaaagtccatggaggtggtggacaccatgacaaggaggaagattaacattatgtgcctacaagaaacgaaataggttggtgcaaaggctagggagttggattcttctggtttcaaactttggtatacaggaaaggtgaagaataggaatggNNNNNNNNNNNNNNNNNNNNNNNNNNNNNNNNNNNNNNNNNNNNNNNNNNNNNNNNNNNNNNNNNNNNNNNNNNNNNNNNNNNNNNNNNNNNNNNNNNNNNNNNNNNNNNNNNNNNNNNNNNNNNNNNNNNNNNNNNNNNNNNNNNNNNNNNNNNNNNNNNNNNNNNNNNNNNNNNNNNNNNNNNNGTTTGGTTCAAGGCATACctttgggagataagattttcttaggaggagatttaaatggccat is part of the Arachis duranensis cultivar V14167 chromosome 1, aradu.V14167.gnm2.J7QH, whole genome shotgun sequence genome and encodes:
- the LOC107483795 gene encoding probable serine/threonine-protein kinase PBL19, translating into MNCLFFKEKRKEKCRSAPELEQQNRGGAKKKDPALNRATNSTGSIQSPRSVKELYKEKEKESNFRVFTWQELKDATSGFNKMLKIGEGGFGSVYRGSISPPDGKGEPIVVAIKKLNPRGFQGHKEWLAEVQFLSIVSHPNLVKLLGYCSVDGERGIQRLLVYEFMPNRSLEDHLFSKTLPPLTWKTRLEIMLGAAQGLAYLHEGLEIQVIYRDFKSSNVLLDENFHPKLSDFGLAREGPQGDHTHVSTAVVGTQGYAAPEYIETGHLKVQSDMWSFGVVLYEIITGRRSLERNRPTPEQKLLDWVKQHPADSNRFTMIIDPRLRNQYSLPAARKVAKLADSCLKKNPEDRPTMNQIVESLKHALQISEMTSSSSNVGESSRSKLGRKGK